One genomic region from Sulfuriflexus mobilis encodes:
- a CDS encoding shikimate kinase has translation MIIFGNSGAGKTTLAKALGEEFNLAHLDLDTLAWRSTAPPERRAIAESAIEFEKFLSAHTAWVIEGCYADLIELATPHATEIIFLNPGIEACINHCKNRPWEPHKYKSKAEQDANLDMLITWVKQYDTRDDEFSLTAHKKIFTSFHGKKTELGAPVSNTQA, from the coding sequence GTGATTATTTTTGGTAACTCCGGGGCGGGCAAGACAACCCTGGCAAAGGCCTTAGGCGAAGAGTTCAACCTGGCGCACCTGGATTTGGATACTCTTGCCTGGCGCAGTACGGCACCGCCGGAAAGACGGGCTATTGCCGAAAGTGCTATAGAGTTTGAAAAATTTCTGTCAGCACATACGGCTTGGGTTATTGAAGGCTGTTATGCCGATTTGATCGAACTGGCCACTCCTCATGCCACGGAGATCATCTTCCTGAATCCCGGTATTGAGGCCTGTATCAATCATTGCAAAAACAGGCCGTGGGAGCCGCATAAATACAAATCAAAGGCCGAACAGGATGCAAATTTAGACATGCTCATCACCTGGGTAAAACAGTATGACACCAGGGATGATGAGTTTTCGCTGACGGCGCACAAGAAGATATTTACATCCTTTCATGGCAAAAAGACTGAACTTGGTGCGCCTGTAAGCAATACACAAGCCTAG
- a CDS encoding MAPEG family protein encodes MQQHWMLFPVIGMVFLSLYVGLRMLALRIRAVREDNLSPAYFLLNRGGKPPEYLTKVSQNYDNQFEQPVLFYVVVILVLVMERGDYVYLALAWSYFIMRILHTVIHTTYNNIFHRRNAFLLSVLALYVMWGILFIQLLHA; translated from the coding sequence ATGCAACAGCATTGGATGTTATTTCCGGTGATCGGAATGGTGTTTCTTAGCTTGTATGTCGGGCTAAGGATGCTCGCCCTGAGGATAAGGGCGGTACGCGAGGATAACCTGAGCCCGGCCTATTTCCTCCTCAACCGGGGCGGAAAACCACCGGAATACCTTACCAAGGTAAGCCAGAATTACGACAACCAGTTTGAGCAGCCGGTACTATTTTATGTCGTGGTGATTCTGGTCCTGGTCATGGAGCGGGGCGACTATGTCTACCTGGCCCTGGCGTGGTCATACTTTATAATGCGTATCTTACATACCGTCATTCATACGACCTATAATAATATTTTTCATCGTAGAAATGCCTTTCTGCTCAGTGTGCTGGCGCTGTATGTGATGTGGGGCATCTTGTTCATACAATTATTACACGCCTAA
- a CDS encoding TetR/AcrR family transcriptional regulator, with product MPRSVAHKQRSRQKILESAVKLFTHQGFDNTSIDQVMNEAEMTRGAFYAHFSSKSELYQVAILSAALNTRLIQQKPDDMDEQSWLTSLLNGYLSTAHLDFDIAPCPLAFLTTDVAVREPAVRTTYTKVFKGMNKRILNYVKSYSACDENRMLAITAMMIGGVAVARALNDKAMTEQLLESCKVVAQGLLDKD from the coding sequence ATGCCGCGTTCAGTCGCACACAAACAACGCAGCAGGCAAAAAATCCTCGAAAGTGCCGTCAAATTATTTACCCATCAGGGTTTTGATAATACCTCGATCGACCAGGTCATGAACGAGGCCGAGATGACGCGGGGCGCCTTTTATGCGCACTTTTCCAGCAAGAGTGAGCTATATCAGGTGGCCATACTCAGTGCCGCCTTAAATACACGACTGATACAGCAAAAACCGGATGACATGGATGAACAATCATGGCTGACGTCACTCCTGAACGGATATTTGAGCACAGCCCACCTGGACTTCGATATTGCACCTTGCCCTTTGGCCTTTCTGACCACTGATGTGGCAGTACGTGAACCGGCAGTCAGAACGACTTATACAAAAGTGTTTAAAGGTATGAACAAACGAATATTGAATTATGTGAAGAGTTATTCAGCTTGTGACGAGAATAGAATGCTGGCTATCACAGCTATGATGATCGGTGGAGTGGCTGTAGCCAGGGCCCTGAACGATAAAGCAATGACTGAACAATTGCTGGAGAGTTGTAAAGTGGTTGCGCAGGGGTTACTTGATAAAGACTAG